One window of the Novosphingobium aureum genome contains the following:
- a CDS encoding formylglycine-generating enzyme family protein — MRGTGGMLALGGLLLAGAAHAGEPLPEMVQVPAGRFVMGEDRAETMRDGEVRSSGPPHEVVFARRFALSRTEVTHRQFAAFVAESGYEPAADCAGSGNAEDGAQPVSWRDPGLGRPPRDDEPVVCVSWHDARAYAAWLATRTGKPYRLPSEAEWEYAARSGKAASWPWGEDVSDICSQANVPDRTRAALTGKNGFACSDGFAGIAPVGALRANAWGLHDMIGNVWEWVQDCSVLPYPADAPSDGSAVERPSCEKRAVRGGSWRSRLSRQRPTFRGRDPAQEQSQIFGFRVAMTLPQASD, encoded by the coding sequence ATGAGGGGGACGGGCGGGATGCTGGCGCTCGGCGGGCTGCTGCTCGCGGGGGCTGCCCATGCCGGTGAGCCGCTCCCCGAGATGGTGCAGGTGCCCGCAGGCCGCTTCGTCATGGGCGAGGATCGCGCCGAAACCATGCGCGACGGGGAGGTCCGCAGTTCGGGGCCGCCACACGAGGTGGTCTTCGCACGCCGCTTCGCGCTCTCGCGCACCGAGGTGACCCATCGCCAGTTCGCCGCCTTCGTGGCCGAGAGCGGCTACGAGCCCGCGGCCGATTGCGCGGGTTCAGGAAATGCAGAGGATGGCGCGCAGCCGGTCAGCTGGCGCGACCCGGGCCTCGGCAGGCCGCCGCGCGACGACGAGCCGGTGGTCTGCGTCTCCTGGCACGATGCGCGCGCCTATGCCGCCTGGCTCGCGACACGTACCGGCAAGCCCTATCGCCTGCCCAGCGAGGCCGAGTGGGAATATGCGGCGCGCAGCGGCAAGGCTGCATCCTGGCCCTGGGGCGAGGACGTCTCGGACATCTGCAGTCAGGCCAATGTGCCCGACAGGACACGCGCGGCGCTGACCGGCAAGAACGGCTTCGCGTGCAGCGACGGTTTTGCTGGGATCGCCCCGGTCGGCGCGCTGCGGGCCAATGCCTGGGGGCTGCACGACATGATCGGCAACGTGTGGGAATGGGTGCAGGACTGTTCGGTCCTGCCCTATCCGGCGGATGCCCCGAGCGACGGCAGCGCGGTCGAGCGCCCCTCGTGCGAGAAGCGGGCGGTGCGCGGCGGTAGCTGGCGCTCGCGCCTCTCGCGCCAGCGGCCCACGTTTCGTGGCCGCGACCCGGCACAGGAACAGTCGCAGATCTTCGGCTTTCGTGTCGCCATGACCTTGCCCCAGGCCTCGGACTGA